AGCCTCGGCGCCCCGCGCTGCTCGAGCAAGTCCACAAGAGACTCGGCGATCCCCGACGCCGGATACCCGGCGAAGAGGGCACACACCGGACCGTCGAAGTCAAAGATCACGCACTCAGCGGCCGCCAGAAGTCCGTGCAAGTCGGCGCCCACAGCACTCCGTCCATAGGGTGCATCGTTGTGCCGACGATACAGAGCGTGTTCCCCGTCCGCCTCCGGCTGCCGTCGGCCTCGTACTCCTGTTACGGCGCTGGTGGCTGATCAGGGTGCAAGGTTGATTTCTGTGGCGATCGTCCCCCACATGCCGTCAAACCACGCCTGCGCCTGTGTCACAAAAGCCTCGTCCCGCTTCTCCCCGCCGCGGCCGAAGGGGAAGAGCATCGAATCGCTGCCGAGCGCGTCGTAGATCTCGACCGACGTGTCATCGATCTGCTCCTCGCGCCGCTTGACGGTGTAGAACGCGAACAGCGCCTCCGAGCCGTTCAGCAGATAGAGCTTCACGGGCGGGGTGAAGGGCAGCGCCTTCAAGGTCACCTCGACGTCGATGCTGCGCGTGCTGCGAAGCGCCCGGAGGCTGTGCCGCAGGACGGCGCCTTGGGTGTTGCGCAGCGACAGCCAGTGTTCGTGCACCCGCCTCTCGTCGCCGGAACTCTCGGCGGGGCGAGGGAAGGCCAGGTCCAGGTCGCGGGCCGGCAGCAGAAGCCGGACCTTCACCGTGGCGGGGGTGACCCGGCCGGCGCGGATCAACTGCAGCGGCTCGGCGAGCGCGAGGTTGAGTGTCTCCGCGGTCAGACAGATCGCGTCGATGCGGACGTGGGGCGCCTCGAACGCCTCCATGATGCGAGGCCCCAGGCCGGCAATCGTCTGCTGGGGCTCTTCGGCTGCCGGGCCCGCGCCGGACGAGAGTTCGGCGATGCGGGCCGGAGCTCCCCTGGTCCTGCCCTCGAGCAGGCCGGCTTCCTCGAGGTGCGTCAGCGCCTGCCGGATCGCGCCCCGCTCCACCCCGAACTGCTCGGCCAGGCTCTCCTGCGTCGGCATCCGGTCACCGGCCTTCAGGACGCCGGTACGGATGCGCTCGCTCAGAATCTCCGCCACTTCTCCGGACGTGGGCCTTCTGGTGCCGTTCACTCCACTGCGCTCATGGGTCACAACAGAACGCTACAACTCGACGCCACCCACTGATAGTTGTCCACCGATTGTCTGAGTAGTCCGCCAAGCGTGGACAACTCCAATGAAGTTGGTGCCAACTTGGCCGACGGGGGGATCCGCCTCAGAAGATGTCCGGGCACCACGGCCGCCTCGGCGTACGGAACACCGCGTCCGCCACCCCCGCCGCCCCCGGTGTCCCCTCCTCCACCCGGCCCAGTGCCGTCAGCCGGACCGCCGACTCGTCGCCCAGGTAGAGCGAGCCCAACTCCCGTACATCCAGCGTCAGGTCCGGCGCCTGCGACGACGGCGCGCAGACCGCTCCGTCCGGCGAAGCGTCCAGCCGGAAGCGGCCGCCCGCCAGGCCCAGACCGTCGTGGACCTCGACCACCAGGGACGCCGACGTCGGGTACGTACGCCCCTCCAGCGCCCGTACGACATCCAGGATCCGCACCCACAAGAAGTCCGCCTGCGTCAGGATCCTCGCCGCGCGCGGGTCCGGCAGCAGCAGTGGGAGCAGGTCGTCCGGGGCCCGGTAGCCCGACTTGACCGTGGTGATCCAGTCCACCGAGCAGACGTAGTGCCACAGCGCGCGCTCCGCCGCGGGCGTCAGCGCGATCATGTCGCGCACCGACGCCGTGTTCAGCGGCTGCTTGGCGTCGCCCCACTCGTCGTCCGACGCGTAGACGATCAGGCCGTCCGCCTCTCCGGTCGCCGAGCGGTGGACCGCGTAGAACGGCTCCGTCCAGGATTGGCCCGGCAGTTGCTCCTGGCCGGTGGCGGCCCGCCACCAGAGCTCGTCGCGGGTCACCACGCCCGGCTGCACGGCCGCGAGGCGCGCATGCAGTTCCGGGCCGGTCTTGCGTACGTCCGTGCCGTCCACCAGATCGATGCGGCCGCCGTCCTCCGGGCCCGACCAGCGCGGGTCGAGGCCGGAGCGCGGGACGTCGATCGCCCACTCGGTGATCGAGGCGGCCGGGCCGTAGCCGTACCGCCCGTAGATCGGGTACTCGGCGGCGATCAGCGTGGACACGATGTCCCCGCGCTCCTTCGCCTCCGCCAGGTCCGCGGTCATCATGCGGCTGAGCAGGCCCCGGCGGCGGTGCGTGGGCGAGACGGTGACGTTCGAGACGGCGCTCGCCGGGAGCGCGGCGCCGCCCACCGCGGTGAGCTGCTGGGCGAAGGAGCGGTACGTCGCCACACAGCGGCCGTCGTCGAAGGCGCCGCGCACCCGCGCGAGGTCCGTATGCGCCAGGCGGTCGGCGGCCTCCGCCTCCGAGACCACCGGCGGCCGCAGAAACCCGGTGGCCAGCGCCCGCAGCCAGTCGCGGAACTCGGATTCGGTGACCCTGCGGGTTTCGAGGCTCATACTCACCACGCTAGCCACGCGTCGTTCAGAATGTCGCCCGAATTTCGCCGACCTCCGCGCTGCCGCCCAGCAGCGGCGCGTGCCCGATCCGGCCCACCACCGGCGAGTCCACGCCCAGCAGTTCGAGCGACCGGGCCAGCACCGGGCCCAGCGCCCGCGCCGAGCCGTCGTGCACCTTGAAGGCCAGCGCGCGGCCGTCCGCCAGCGCCACCGCCTGGACCGCCTCCGCGCCCATCTTGGAGAGCGTGCCGGGCACCTCGCGCATCAGCCAGGTGTCGGGGCGGCGCGTGCCCGCGACGTACTCGGGGTGGGCGCGCATCGCGTCGGCGACCCGGCGTTCCGCGGAGCCCGGCTCGGCGAGCACGAAGTGGCGGAAGGCGCGCGCCAGGCCGGTCAGGCTGATCGCCATCAGCGGGGCCCCGCAGCCGTCCGTGCCCACCGCCGTGACCCGCTCGCCGGACGCGTCCTCGACCACCGAGTGCACCAGCTGCTGGAGCGGGTGCGCCGGGTCCAGGTATCCGGCGCGGTCCCAGCCGTTCAGCGCGCAGGCCGCGAGCATCGCCGCGTGCTTGCCGGAGCAGTTCATGGTGACCTTGTCGCGGTCACGGCCCGCGGCGAGATACGTCTCCGCCTCGGCCGGGTCCAGCGGCAGATCCGGCGGGGTCTGCAGCTCATCGGCCGTCAGCTCGTGCTCGGCGAGCAGCTTGCGTACGAGATCGAGGTGGAAGGCCTCGCCCGAGTGGCTGGCGGCGGCCAGTGCCAGCCGCTCCCCGGAGAGGTCGAGCCCGGCGCGCAGTACGGCCGCGGCCTGCATGGGCTTGTTGCTGGAGCGAGGGAAGACCGGCGCGGCCGGGTCGCCGAGCGCCAGCTCCACACTGCCGTCCGCCGCCAGGACGACGAGCGAACCCCGGTGATGGCCCTCGACAAAGCCGGAACGTACGACTTCGGCGAGGACCGGGGGTATGGCAGCGGTGGAGGTGCTCATATCGGCCTTCCGGGTGGGGGCCCGCTCCCGGAAGGATCGCCGCAGGTTCGACGGAGCGATCGACGGAACGATCGGTTCGGAGAGTCGCTTCAGGTGAGCAGGTCGTCTACTTGTGCTTCGCCTTCACGGTACCTGCGGGCGATCTCCGCGCTGCAATCGTCGGCCGTGCGCTGCAGCAGCTGACGGCGGCGCGAGACCTGCTGCTCGTAGCGGATCAGCCGCCCCATCGCCGAGAGCAGCTCATCGTTCGTACGGGCGTCGAGGTCGGAGAGCGCGACCTCGGCGAGCATGTCGGCGGCCAGGATCCGGTACTCCTCGCTGTGCGGCGTGGAGAGCGTCACATGGCGGGCGGAGGAGCGGTGCTGCGAGGGGGCGTCGGCAAGGATCTCGGAGAGCCGGTCGACCACCGGCGGCTCCGGGACGACCGGCTTCTGGGGGTCCGTACGCCGGGCGAGCTCGGCCCGCAGGATGTCGATCCGCCCCTGCAGCAGCCGTCGCACATAGCTGAGGTCCGCCTCGTCGCGGTGCGAGTCGCGGCGGAGATTGCGCAGCTCCGGCAGCCGCAGGGCCGGCAGGTTGTGCTGGGGGGCCTCCGGCAGGGCGTCCCCGGAACGCTGGTGGGGCGGTCGCGCGGCACGGGTCGCCACAGGAGTTGCCACAGGAGTTGCCGGAAATGCGGGGAGCGCGGGATGCGCGGGAAACGCAGGAAGTGCGGGAAGCGATACGGGACCGGTCGGCTGCCCGGCGCCAGATGTACTCATGTGCGTATGTCCGTCCCCTCGACCGGTGCGGCTGCACCGCCTTCGTGCATGGTGCCACTCCGCGAGGTCCCGACGCAGGCGCTCTGCACCCGTTCAGCCCCAGATAGGTTGGTCTGTATGCGTGCAGTGGTGCAGAGAGTCGACGGCGCGAGCGTCGTCGTGGCGGGCGAGACGATCGGCGAGATCGTCGGCGAAGGCCTGTGTGTGCTGGTGGGAGTCACCCACGAGGACACCGCGGAGAAGGCGGAGCGGCTGGCCCGCAAGCTCTGGTCGGTCCGGATTCTGGAGGGCGAGAAGTCCTGCTCGGACGTGAATGCGCCCTTGCTGGTGATTTCACAGTTCACTCTCTACGGGGACGCCCGCAAGGGCCGACGCCCCACCTGGAACGCCGCCGCGCCCGGCGAGGTGGCCGAGCCGCTGGTCGACGAGGTGGTGGCGCAGCTGCGGGCGCTGGGGGCGACGGTGCAGACGGGCCGGTTCGGGGCGGACATGCGGGTCTCGCTCACGAACCACGGCCCGTTCACGGTGATCGTCGAGGTTTAGGCCGCCCCCCAGCCGGCCTTGCCGTACGGCTAGGCCGGTCTTGCCGTACGGCTACTGCTCGACCACCGGCTCCTGCGCGGCCGCCGTGTCGCCCGCCAGCAGCTCCGCGTCCACCGGCACATTGCGCTTCACCAGCGCGAGCGCGATCGGGCCGAGCTCGTGGTGGCGGGCGGATGTGGTGATGAAGCCGAGCTGGCGGCCCTCCTCACCGTCCGACGCGAGCCGCACCGGGGTGCCGTGCCCCGGAAGGTGCACCTCGCTGCCGTCCAGGTGCAGGAAGACCAGCCGGCGCGGCGGCTTCCCCAGGTTGTGGACGCGGGCGACGGTCTCCTGGCCGCGGTAGCAGCCCTTCTGGAGGTGGACCGCGCTGCCGATCCAGCCCAGCTCGTGCGGGATGGTGCGGTGGTCGGTCTCGAAGCCGACGCGGGGGCGGTGGGTCTCGACGCGCAGTGCCTCGTACGCCAGGATCCCGGCGGCCGGGCCGTGCTCGGCGGCGAACGACTCGAGGCCGGCGCGCGGCAGGAACAGATCGCGGCCGTGCGGGGTCTCCCGTACGACAACGCCCTTGGGCGGCTCGGCGATGGAGCCGGCGGGCAGGTGCACGACCGCGAACTCCTCAGTGCGGTCGGCGACTTCCACCCGGTAGAAGAACTTCATCGACTCCAGATAGCCGATCAGCGCCTCCTGCGTGCCCGGCTCGACATGCGCCCAGACGCTCTCGCCGTCGTCGACGAGATACAGCGCGTGCTCGATGTGACCGTGCGCGGAGAGGATCAGCGCCTCGGTCGCCTGGCCCGCCGGGAGCTCGCTCACATGCTGGGTGAGCAGCAGATGCAGCCAGCTCAGCCGGTCGTCGCCGGTGACGGTGACGACGCCGCGGTGCGAGAGGTCGACAAAGCCGGTGCCGTCCGCGAGGGCGCGCTGCTCGCGGAACAGATCGCCGTAGTGCGCGGCGACACCTTCGTCGTGTCCTTCGGCGGCGACGGCACCGGGCAGGAACAGCAGGGGGCTCTTCATGCAGATAAGCCTACGACTCGATAGTTGAAGCATCAGCAGATTCAGCCGTGCAGGTGCTGCAGCGGCCGAAGATCGCGAAGTGCTTCATGTCCGTCTGGAAACCGAAGCTCTCGCGCAGCTTCGCGGTGAACTCGGCGGCGACGGAGACATCCGCCTCGATCACGTTCGTACAGTCCCGGCACACCAGGTGGATGTGGTGGTGGCGGTCGGCGAGGTGGTACGTCGGGGCGCCGTGGCCGAGGTGGGCGTGCGAGACCAGATCGAGCTCCTCGAGCAGCTCGAGGGTCCGGTAGACCGTGGAGATGTTCACGCCGGACGCGGTTTTGCGGACCTCACTGAGGATGTCGTCGGGGGTCGC
The Streptomyces lunaelactis genome window above contains:
- a CDS encoding GntR family transcriptional regulator, coding for MAEILSERIRTGVLKAGDRMPTQESLAEQFGVERGAIRQALTHLEEAGLLEGRTRGAPARIAELSSGAGPAAEEPQQTIAGLGPRIMEAFEAPHVRIDAICLTAETLNLALAEPLQLIRAGRVTPATVKVRLLLPARDLDLAFPRPAESSGDERRVHEHWLSLRNTQGAVLRHSLRALRSTRSIDVEVTLKALPFTPPVKLYLLNGSEALFAFYTVKRREEQIDDTSVEIYDALGSDSMLFPFGRGGEKRDEAFVTQAQAWFDGMWGTIATEINLAP
- a CDS encoding GNAT family N-acetyltransferase, whose amino-acid sequence is MSLETRRVTESEFRDWLRALATGFLRPPVVSEAEAADRLAHTDLARVRGAFDDGRCVATYRSFAQQLTAVGGAALPASAVSNVTVSPTHRRRGLLSRMMTADLAEAKERGDIVSTLIAAEYPIYGRYGYGPAASITEWAIDVPRSGLDPRWSGPEDGGRIDLVDGTDVRKTGPELHARLAAVQPGVVTRDELWWRAATGQEQLPGQSWTEPFYAVHRSATGEADGLIVYASDDEWGDAKQPLNTASVRDMIALTPAAERALWHYVCSVDWITTVKSGYRAPDDLLPLLLPDPRAARILTQADFLWVRILDVVRALEGRTYPTSASLVVEVHDGLGLAGGRFRLDASPDGAVCAPSSQAPDLTLDVRELGSLYLGDESAVRLTALGRVEEGTPGAAGVADAVFRTPRRPWCPDIF
- a CDS encoding asparaginase — its product is MSTSTAAIPPVLAEVVRSGFVEGHHRGSLVVLAADGSVELALGDPAAPVFPRSSNKPMQAAAVLRAGLDLSGERLALAAASHSGEAFHLDLVRKLLAEHELTADELQTPPDLPLDPAEAETYLAAGRDRDKVTMNCSGKHAAMLAACALNGWDRAGYLDPAHPLQQLVHSVVEDASGERVTAVGTDGCGAPLMAISLTGLARAFRHFVLAEPGSAERRVADAMRAHPEYVAGTRRPDTWLMREVPGTLSKMGAEAVQAVALADGRALAFKVHDGSARALGPVLARSLELLGVDSPVVGRIGHAPLLGGSAEVGEIRATF
- a CDS encoding RsiG family protein, whose product is MSTSGAGQPTGPVSLPALPAFPAHPALPAFPATPVATPVATRAARPPHQRSGDALPEAPQHNLPALRLPELRNLRRDSHRDEADLSYVRRLLQGRIDILRAELARRTDPQKPVVPEPPVVDRLSEILADAPSQHRSSARHVTLSTPHSEEYRILAADMLAEVALSDLDARTNDELLSAMGRLIRYEQQVSRRRQLLQRTADDCSAEIARRYREGEAQVDDLLT
- the dtd gene encoding D-aminoacyl-tRNA deacylase, giving the protein MRAVVQRVDGASVVVAGETIGEIVGEGLCVLVGVTHEDTAEKAERLARKLWSVRILEGEKSCSDVNAPLLVISQFTLYGDARKGRRPTWNAAAPGEVAEPLVDEVVAQLRALGATVQTGRFGADMRVSLTNHGPFTVIVEV
- the ygfZ gene encoding CAF17-like 4Fe-4S cluster assembly/insertion protein YgfZ; translated protein: MKSPLLFLPGAVAAEGHDEGVAAHYGDLFREQRALADGTGFVDLSHRGVVTVTGDDRLSWLHLLLTQHVSELPAGQATEALILSAHGHIEHALYLVDDGESVWAHVEPGTQEALIGYLESMKFFYRVEVADRTEEFAVVHLPAGSIAEPPKGVVVRETPHGRDLFLPRAGLESFAAEHGPAAGILAYEALRVETHRPRVGFETDHRTIPHELGWIGSAVHLQKGCYRGQETVARVHNLGKPPRRLVFLHLDGSEVHLPGHGTPVRLASDGEEGRQLGFITTSARHHELGPIALALVKRNVPVDAELLAGDTAAAQEPVVEQ
- a CDS encoding Fur family transcriptional regulator translates to MVSTDWKSDLRQRGYRLTPQRQLVLEAVDTLEHATPDDILSEVRKTASGVNISTVYRTLELLEELDLVSHAHLGHGAPTYHLADRHHHIHLVCRDCTNVIEADVSVAAEFTAKLRESFGFQTDMKHFAIFGRCSTCTAESADASTIES